A region from the Lolium perenne isolate Kyuss_39 chromosome 4, Kyuss_2.0, whole genome shotgun sequence genome encodes:
- the LOC127292938 gene encoding protein WRKY1-like, protein MEGVEESSREAVQSCHRVLSLLSNPQGQLVPHKELVDATGEAVAKFGSLASKIANGNGRQGHARVRRSIKKPMPMFDSKLFLESSALAPRGAAAAAAKASQTTPDTSLRLCPRYSQQVEGSSSKAPVRIPAQFPQRLLLENPSVGSNGPARGPPVQLVQPVSVAPPAGTPAPALPAAHLHFLQQQQSYQRFQLMHQMKLQSEMVRRGALGDQGGSGKAGSLKFDGSNCTGSSPRSFLTSLSMEGSMMSLDGSRSSRPFQLVSGSQTASTPELGLVQRKRCAGREDGSGRCATGTRCHCAKKRKLRIKRSIKVPAISNKVADIPADDFSWRKYGQKPIKGSPHPRGYYKCSSVRGCPARKHVERCVDDPTMLIVTYEGDHNHNRAAAQPA, encoded by the exons ATGGAGGGCGTGGAGGAATCGAGCAGGGAGGCGGTGCAGAGCTGCCACAGGGTGCTCAGCCTCCTCTCCAACCCGCAAGGCCAGCTCGTGCCGCACAAGGAGCTCGTGGACGCCACCGGGGAGGCCGTCGCCAAGTTCGGCTCGCTGGCCTCCAAGATCGCCAATGGCAACGGCCGGCAGGGCCATGCCAGGGTCAGGAGGAGCATCAAGAAGCCCATGCCGATGTTCGACAGCAAGCTCTTCCTGGAGAGCTCTGCGCTGGCTCCTCGCGgtgctgcggcagcagcagctaaAGCATCCCAGACGACCCCGGACACCAGTCTCCGGCTGTGTCCCAGGTACAGCCAGCAGGTGGAGGGCTCCTCCTCCAAGGCTCCTGTCAGGATCCCTGCCCAGTTCCCCCAGAGGCTGCTTCTGGAGAACCCCTCGGTGGGTTCCAACGGGCCGGCGCGCGGACCGCCGGTCCAGCTCGTCCAGCCGGTGTCCGTGGCGCCCCCGGCGGGGACGCCGGCGCCGGCATTGCCGGCGGCGCATCTCCATTTCCTCCAGCAGCAGCAGAGCTACCAGAGGTTCCAGCTCATGCATCAGATGAAGCTGCAGAGCGAGATGGTCAGGAGGGGTGCCCTTGGTGACCAGGGTGGCAGTGGCAAGGCTGGTAGTCTCAAGTTTGATGGTTCTAACTGCACGGGCTCATCCCCCCGTTCGTTCCTGACATCTCTGAGCATGGAGGGGAGCATGATGAGTTTGGATGGCAGCCGCTCTAGCCGCCCCTTCCAGCTCGTTAGTGGTTCGCAGACGGCGAGCACTCCTGAGTTAGGACTTGtgcagaggaagaggtgcgcTGGAAGGGAGGATGGGAGTGGACGCTGCGCGACCGGGACCAGGTGCCACTGTGCCAAGAAAAG GAAGCTAAGGATAAAGAGGTCCATCAAAGTCCCTGCAATCAGTAATAAGGTCGCCGACATCCCAGCTGAtgacttctcgtggcgcaagtatGGACAGAAGCCAATAAAGGGATCCCCTCATCCTAG GGGTTACTACAAGTGTAGCAGCGTGAGGGGCTGCCCAGCAAGGAAGCATGTCGAGAGGTGCGTCGACGACCCAACGATGTTGATCGTTACCTACGAGGGCGATCACAACCACAACCGAGCTGCAGCCCAGCCAGCCTGA